The sequence below is a genomic window from Nostoc flagelliforme CCNUN1.
CCTCTATCAAATTCTGTCATTCGTTGCTACACCCCCCCTACTTGCACGCTAGAAGTATTCGCGCAAAGCTCGCCTCTGTCGCGTTGGATGGGGAAAACTGTCCTCAAGCACCTGAGCTTTGAGCTACGTTTTGATGATCCCCGACTACCAGAAGAACACAGAGTTCCAATTCGGGGCGATCGCGATCAACTTGAAGCTTTATGTGATGCAGTCACAAGTTACGTACAGCAATTCCTCCAACAGTCTCCAGAAAGCTTTTGCGTCAGTTTCTCGGACACCCAGGAGTCAAACACAGCATTAGGTGAGCCGGAATTAAAGTCCTCTACAAAAACATTAAATTCCTTTAGTACCCAGATTCCTGGGGCAAATATCCGCTTAGAACCAAGCAACCATTTAACTCACAACTTATTTCTCGGTTCTCTCGCCAACCAATCATCTGGCCCCGTAATTCAACTCAGTCTGCTGCAACTATTCGATTTGGCCAGTGCTTTAGATGAATACTCAACTGATGTCATGGCACTCCCAACTCTCAACAGCACTTCCGCTCTGAGGTTCCCTGCTTGGGCACCTGTTGCCGCAGTACTAGTATTAGGTGTAGGTTTGTTACCATTTACTTGGCAATATGCTAACAGCATTAGGGAAAAGCAACAGCAGACAGCCAAAACAGCAGATCCAACAGAGGTAAAGACTGCTCTAGAACCTTCATCCTCATTAGCCTTTCCCACGCCTCAACCTGGGCTAACCACTCCATCAGATAATTTGCTAGGTTCGACCCCTCCACTTTCCACATCCACTTTACCCCAAGCACCTCTAACAGCCCCTAGTTCTAGTTTCTCTACACAGCCACCAAATACATTAACAATACCTCAGGGGACGACTGCAACCCTTCCCAACAATCGAGCGATGCCTTCGGCGAGTAAAATCCCAGGCCAGGAAATTGCCATATTACCAAATCTTGCACAGAACCCTACAAGGTCAAGTGCCCAACCTGGTACTCTCCCTCAACTGCGGAATTTGCCGCCCAGATTATCTTCAAGTACAGGCAGCTTACCAACTAATATCTCACCAGTCCCCCCGTCTCTTAGCACCATACCCAATAATACTGGTGGCACCCCTACCCAACCCTCCCCACTAACCTCACAACAGCTAGAGGAAAGAATCAATTCCCTACAGCCACCTTCTCCTGGAGAGAAACCTGCTTCCCAACTTTCCTCCTCTAGAACTGCGGATAATAATCCTTTTATCGATCAATTAGGGGACGGACGCAAAACCCCCACATCCACAGAAGTGGCTACTGGCACATTATTTGATACACCTCAAGTAGCAGAAGCTAGAGAATACCTAAAAAAACGTTGGCAACCACCCACTGGACTAGGACAAACATTAGAGTACAGTTTGATAGTCAGTGTTGACGGCACTATTGAACGAATTATTCCTCTCAATAAGTCAGCAAGAGACTTTGTTGATAACGCTGGGATGCCTGAAGTTGGGAAACCTTTTGTTTCCGCCAATAAACGCGGACAAAATGTCAAAATTCGAGTTGTTCTCACTCCTGATGGCAAAGTACAGACTTTTCCAGATGAATAAAATTGACATACTCCCCCGAATCGGGAGCATCCCAGTTTTTTGCAAAGAAGGTGAAAATCAGTCAGGATAAGTAAGACGAGTGTATTTAACTACCGATGACCCCAGAACAAAAGCAAGCTCTTCAAGAACATATTCAGGCGATGCCTGCGGCGGGCTACGCCAACGCTAAAATATTGTACGAAGATACGTCAAAAGAAAAGCTCACAAATCTTGCGGGAATTGAAGAAGCAGTGCAAAGTCAAATGCAGAAGCACGTTATGCCAGAAGTAGGGGTTTTTTTATCAAAACGATTACAGGAACAAGCGCAGGATATGAACGACGACTCAAAAGCATCCTTGGAGAGTTACCAATAACGAGCAAACAAGCCATTGAATTAGAAGTTGCGCCGAGTACTCAACTGAGTCCGTATCTAGAAACTTGTTGTTTGAGGGTAAGTGCGAATGTCAGTTATGAAGATGCGGCATCAGACATCAAATATTTTACAGGCGTACAGGTTTCCCATAGCAGTCAACAGAGATTAGTGCATCGTCAGAATTTTGAATTGCCAAGACAAGAACATACAGTTGAAGAATTAAGCGTTGATGGTGGAAACAAACGCGATCGGACTCAATCAGGAGAAATAAGTGCATGGCTGGGCTATAAAGCAATTAGCTTACATCACCATGAAACCGTGGGAACGTCTTTTCAAAATAATCAGGTTGTAATTGATTGGGTTAATCACCAACAACTGGGTAGTACAGTCACTTGTATTGGTGATGGGCATGACGGCATTTGGAATATTATTGACCAATTAGCACCTGATGTACAACGTCGAGAAGTACTGGATTGGTTTCATTTGATAGAAAACCTCCACAAAGTTGGGGGTTCACAAAAACGCTTGAAGCAAGCACAAGCTCTACTATGGAAAGGTCAAGTCAAGGCAACCAAAGCCCTATTCGCTGATTGTAAGGGTAAACAAGCACAGAACTTTTGCCGTTATCTCGATAAACATTGCGATCGCATTATCAATTACGAATACCATCAAGCTGAACAAATTTGTTCGATTGGTTTTGGATCGGTTGAATCTGCCGTTAAACAAATTGACCGTCGAACTAAGATTTCCGGAGCGCAATGGAAGCGAGAAAATGTGCCTCAAGTCCTTGCCCATCGCTGTGCCTACCTCAATGGATTGTTGTCGGTTTGAGCCACTTAAAAAAGTGAGATGCTCCCAATAAATTCAGCCTGTTCGCTTATATCCCCCGCATGAATGACGGGGGCTTTACGCATCACGACTCGTAATGAATTACTTTTGCTTATAGCTAAAGTAGTCTTTAGACTACTAGTAAACGGTTTCAGTCCACTTGAGTGGACTTTGGCTGTTAGCCTCAGACTTCAGTCTGAGGCGGGCTAGTACCGCAAGGCGGAAGTCAAAAGTCATTTATCTTGGTTTATCGAGAATGGTGTAAGATTTCGGTTTAATGCCACTTATAAAACTGGTACAAGCTCTTGTGCTATTTTCTACTTACTTCAGTTGCTTTTGAGCTTGCTTTTTGGAGTCCAGTTACCAAACTGGTCTTACTATTGATACCAGTAAACTTACCACTCAATACAATTACTGTTAACACCAATTCTCCAAAATGAAATTATAGATACAAGTTTGGAAACCCAGATGAAATCTGACTTTTCGTAATTACGAATTACGAATTGGTATAAATCACTAATATCAAAAGTAGGAAATATGCAAACAATTGGTACTCAAAAAGACAGTCCAGCTTGGGTTATTCAAACTTGGGCAGCTTTTGTAATTTCTATTTCTATGACTACCTTTGGAATTGTAAACTTACCTGTAAATGGCTGGGTGAAAGGCTTTATGGGTATGGG
It includes:
- a CDS encoding DUF4335 domain-containing protein: MPLSNSVIRCYTPPTCTLEVFAQSSPLSRWMGKTVLKHLSFELRFDDPRLPEEHRVPIRGDRDQLEALCDAVTSYVQQFLQQSPESFCVSFSDTQESNTALGEPELKSSTKTLNSFSTQIPGANIRLEPSNHLTHNLFLGSLANQSSGPVIQLSLLQLFDLASALDEYSTDVMALPTLNSTSALRFPAWAPVAAVLVLGVGLLPFTWQYANSIREKQQQTAKTADPTEVKTALEPSSSLAFPTPQPGLTTPSDNLLGSTPPLSTSTLPQAPLTAPSSSFSTQPPNTLTIPQGTTATLPNNRAMPSASKIPGQEIAILPNLAQNPTRSSAQPGTLPQLRNLPPRLSSSTGSLPTNISPVPPSLSTIPNNTGGTPTQPSPLTSQQLEERINSLQPPSPGEKPASQLSSSRTADNNPFIDQLGDGRKTPTSTEVATGTLFDTPQVAEAREYLKKRWQPPTGLGQTLEYSLIVSVDGTIERIIPLNKSARDFVDNAGMPEVGKPFVSANKRGQNVKIRVVLTPDGKVQTFPDE
- a CDS encoding ISKra4 family transposase (programmed frameshift); the protein is MTPEQKQALQEHIQAMPAAGYANAKILYEDTSKEKLTNLAGIEEAVQSQMQKHVMPEVGGFFIKTITGTSAGYERRLKSILGELPITSKQAIELEVAPSTQLSPYLETCCLRVSANVSYEDAASDIKYFTGVQVSHSSQQRLVHRQNFELPRQEHTVEELSVDGGNKRDRTQSGEISAWLGYKAISLHHHETVGTSFQNNQVVIDWVNHQQLGSTVTCIGDGHDGIWNIIDQLAPDVQRREVLDWFHLIENLHKVGGSQKRLKQAQALLWKGQVKATKALFADCKGKQAQNFCRYLDKHCDRIINYEYHQAEQICSIGFGSVESAVKQIDRRTKISGAQWKRENVPQVLAHRCAYLNGLLSV
- a CDS encoding YiaA/YiaB family inner membrane protein, encoding MQTIGTQKDSPAWVIQTWAAFVISISMTTFGIVNLPVNGWVKGFMGMGMAFSVGSTFTLAKTTRDLHENRRLTARLDEAKVEKLLSQHDPLNFK